From the Aggregicoccus sp. 17bor-14 genome, one window contains:
- a CDS encoding pentapeptide repeat-containing protein, translating to MSDDALRQRLLAEESFENETFRDLDLEGADLSGKDFYRCTFEGCRLQESRWKNSRLEDCTVRSSDLTRASLSGTGLRGVRFEGCKLMGVDWSAAAPHPELAFQECNLRYASFVGMSLRQTAFLRCSAQEANFLDSDLSESDFAGTDLSAATVRGCTLAHTDFSSASGLLLEPTRNKVKDTRVAVEAAVLLAHSLGLSVAGYAPEPAKRGGKRGR from the coding sequence ATGTCCGACGACGCCCTGCGCCAGCGCCTCCTCGCGGAGGAGAGCTTCGAGAACGAGACCTTCCGCGACCTGGACCTCGAGGGCGCGGACCTGTCCGGCAAGGACTTCTACCGCTGCACCTTCGAGGGCTGCCGGTTGCAGGAGAGCCGTTGGAAGAACAGCCGACTCGAGGACTGCACCGTGCGCAGCTCGGACCTCACGCGCGCGTCGCTCTCGGGCACGGGCCTGCGCGGAGTGCGCTTCGAGGGCTGCAAGCTGATGGGCGTGGACTGGTCCGCCGCCGCGCCGCACCCGGAGCTCGCGTTCCAGGAGTGCAACCTGCGCTACGCCTCCTTCGTGGGGATGAGCCTGCGCCAGACCGCCTTCCTGCGCTGCAGCGCGCAGGAGGCGAACTTCCTCGACTCTGACCTGAGCGAGAGCGACTTCGCGGGCACGGATCTCAGCGCGGCCACCGTGCGCGGCTGCACCCTCGCGCACACCGACTTCAGCAGTGCGAGTGGCCTCCTGCTCGAGCCCACGCGCAACAAGGTGAAGGACACGCGCGTCGCGGTGGAGGCGGCAGTGCTGCTCGCGCACTCGCTGGGGCTCTCCGTCGCGGGCTACGCGCCCGAGCCGGCGAAGCGCGGTGGCAAGCGCGGACGTTGA
- a CDS encoding SDR family oxidoreductase has translation MIVVTGATGQLGRLVIEQLLQKVPAAQVVAAVRSPEKARALAAQGVQVREADYDRPGTLEAAFRGAEKLLLISSNEMGKRVQQHQAAIDAAKRAGVKLVVYTSILKADTSGISLAAEHLATEKALRASGLPFVLLRNSWYFENYTENLAPALQHGALLGAAKEGRIAAATRADYAAAAVAVLTTPGHEGQVYELAGDQAFTLRELAEEVSRQAKKPVAYNDMPAEQYAGVLQSVGLPAPVAQMLASADQGIARGELDDRSGTLRRLIGRPTTPLAKAVSAALP, from the coding sequence ATGATCGTCGTCACCGGAGCCACCGGCCAGCTCGGCCGTCTCGTCATCGAGCAGCTGCTGCAGAAGGTCCCCGCCGCGCAGGTCGTCGCCGCCGTGCGCAGCCCCGAGAAGGCACGCGCGCTCGCCGCGCAGGGCGTGCAGGTGCGCGAGGCCGACTACGACCGCCCCGGCACGCTCGAGGCCGCCTTCCGCGGCGCCGAGAAGCTGCTGCTCATCTCGTCGAACGAGATGGGCAAGCGCGTGCAGCAGCACCAGGCCGCCATCGACGCCGCGAAGCGGGCCGGGGTGAAGCTCGTCGTCTACACGAGCATCCTGAAGGCCGACACCTCGGGCATCTCGCTCGCCGCCGAGCACCTGGCGACGGAGAAGGCGCTGCGCGCCTCGGGGCTCCCCTTCGTGCTGCTGCGCAACAGCTGGTACTTCGAGAACTACACCGAGAACCTCGCGCCCGCGCTGCAGCACGGGGCGCTGCTGGGTGCGGCGAAGGAGGGCCGCATCGCCGCCGCCACCCGCGCGGACTACGCCGCGGCGGCCGTGGCGGTGCTCACCACGCCGGGCCACGAGGGCCAGGTGTACGAGCTCGCCGGGGACCAGGCCTTCACCCTGCGCGAGCTCGCGGAGGAGGTCTCGCGCCAGGCGAAGAAGCCCGTGGCCTACAACGACATGCCCGCGGAGCAGTACGCTGGCGTGCTGCAGAGCGTGGGGCTGCCCGCGCCCGTCGCGCAGATGCTCGCGAGCGCGGACCAGGGCATCGCGCGCGGCGAGCTGGACGACCGCAGCGGCACGCTGCGCCGGCTCATCGGCCGGCCCACCACGCCGCTCGCGAAGGCGGTGTCCGCGGCCCTTCCCTAG
- a CDS encoding helix-turn-helix domain-containing protein, with protein MADTNSRGALKRALAKRASERGDLYAPACPSRGVLEHVTSRWGVLVLVALLERTHRFSELRRRVGGVSEKMLAQTLQALEADGFVLREVHPVIPPHVDYSLTALGREVAAHVEALADWIEEAMPRVLAARAGARCPRSGRKQG; from the coding sequence ATGGCGGACACCAACAGCAGGGGCGCCCTGAAGCGGGCACTGGCGAAGCGGGCGAGCGAGCGCGGGGACCTCTACGCCCCCGCCTGCCCGTCCCGCGGGGTGCTGGAGCACGTGACCAGCCGCTGGGGCGTGCTGGTGCTCGTGGCGCTGCTCGAGCGCACACACCGCTTCAGCGAGCTGCGGCGCCGGGTGGGCGGCGTGAGCGAGAAGATGCTCGCGCAGACGCTGCAGGCCCTGGAGGCGGACGGCTTCGTGCTGCGCGAGGTGCACCCGGTCATCCCGCCGCACGTGGACTACAGCCTCACGGCGCTGGGGCGCGAGGTGGCTGCGCACGTGGAGGCGCTCGCGGACTGGATCGAGGAGGCGATGCCGCGCGTGCTCGCCGCGCGCGCTGGCGCCCGTTGTCCGCGGAGCGGCCGGAAGCAGGGCTGA
- a CDS encoding sterol desaturase family protein produces the protein MKTYVRHSAGRMFDNPVLEWGSKIHPATPFVVYGPLVLGLLAWGFVRGPLHVASSALLFAVGYVAWQLMEYGLHRGFFHWEGNGPFTRRVHAVIHGYHHTYPDDGQRLVMPLGASVPLALVIGGGLYLLHAPHLTLPFFCGLVTGYMAYDFIHYRVHHGGLPGAWGKELRARHMAHHFNTPDKNFGISHMYLDVLFGTLRQRPQRDATPLA, from the coding sequence TTGAAGACCTATGTGCGCCACAGCGCGGGGCGGATGTTCGACAACCCGGTGCTCGAGTGGGGGAGCAAGATTCACCCCGCCACGCCATTCGTCGTCTACGGGCCGCTGGTGCTGGGGCTTCTGGCCTGGGGCTTCGTCCGCGGCCCCCTGCACGTGGCCTCCAGCGCCCTGCTGTTCGCCGTGGGGTACGTGGCCTGGCAGCTGATGGAGTACGGGCTGCACCGCGGCTTCTTCCACTGGGAGGGCAATGGGCCCTTCACCCGGCGGGTGCACGCCGTCATCCACGGCTACCACCACACCTACCCGGATGACGGCCAGCGCCTCGTCATGCCGCTGGGGGCGAGCGTGCCCCTGGCCCTCGTCATTGGCGGAGGGCTCTACCTCCTGCACGCCCCCCACCTGACGCTGCCCTTCTTCTGCGGCCTCGTCACGGGCTACATGGCCTACGACTTCATCCACTACCGCGTCCACCACGGGGGGCTGCCGGGCGCCTGGGGCAAGGAGCTGCGGGCGCGCCACATGGCGCACCACTTCAACACCCCGGACAAGAACTTCGGCATCAGCCACATGTACCTGGACGTCCTCTTCGGCACCCTGCGCCAGCGGCCCCAGCGCGACGCGACGCCGCTCGCCTGA
- a CDS encoding POTRA domain-containing protein has protein sequence MPSAAPTADRIAQRAVELTVARIEVAGNARTRTSVIRQAMRVSEGDALEPGAPAELERRLLNLRLFRSARVELRPEGAGAVLHVQVEERWTLLPIPFYSRSEGRWAVGLYAVESNLLGLRKLLVLGGSYSNRGGSLFGLYRDPGIRGTRWTTSLTALYADTDREHVPADVTLDRYTDRRLDAGGLVGYQLTPELNVAAGGFALVNRTAQLPDGAPPPGRSEAYGPQLALDWAGQDYRVYFNEGLAVRARLREALSALGSMRPYRQLSLAASYTLSAFRDHALSFTGAFDVSHGDPVLDALQLGGRPGTRGFVQGGLWASEAASLASEYQVPLWRPRWGTLTAQAFLDVGVARWQGTSTSYAAPGLGMRIYLHNVAVPALGVDVARAPLTGKPTVSVAAGLSL, from the coding sequence ATGCCCTCTGCGGCGCCCACCGCTGACCGCATCGCCCAGCGCGCCGTGGAGCTCACCGTCGCGCGCATCGAGGTCGCGGGCAACGCGCGCACGCGCACCTCGGTGATTCGCCAGGCGATGCGGGTGAGCGAGGGCGACGCGCTGGAGCCCGGCGCGCCGGCGGAGCTGGAGCGGCGGCTGCTCAACCTGCGCCTCTTCCGCTCGGCGCGCGTGGAGCTGCGGCCGGAGGGCGCGGGCGCGGTGCTGCACGTGCAGGTGGAGGAGCGCTGGACGCTGCTGCCCATCCCCTTCTACTCGCGCTCGGAGGGGCGCTGGGCGGTGGGCCTCTATGCGGTGGAGTCCAACCTTCTGGGGCTGCGCAAGCTGTTGGTGCTGGGCGGCTCCTACTCCAACCGCGGCGGCTCGCTCTTCGGCCTCTACCGCGACCCGGGCATCCGCGGCACCCGCTGGACCACGAGCCTCACCGCGCTCTACGCGGACACGGACCGCGAGCACGTGCCCGCGGACGTGACGCTGGACCGCTACACCGACCGGCGCCTGGATGCGGGCGGCCTCGTGGGCTACCAGCTCACGCCCGAGCTCAACGTGGCCGCGGGCGGCTTCGCGCTCGTCAACCGCACCGCGCAACTGCCGGACGGCGCGCCGCCTCCGGGGCGCAGCGAGGCCTACGGCCCGCAGCTCGCGCTGGACTGGGCGGGGCAGGACTACCGCGTCTACTTCAACGAGGGGCTCGCGGTGCGCGCGCGCCTGCGCGAGGCGCTCTCCGCGCTGGGCTCGATGCGCCCCTACCGCCAGCTGTCGCTCGCCGCGAGCTACACGCTGTCGGCCTTCCGCGACCACGCGCTCAGCTTCACCGGCGCCTTCGACGTCTCGCACGGAGACCCGGTGCTGGACGCGCTGCAGCTCGGTGGGCGCCCGGGCACGCGCGGCTTCGTGCAGGGCGGGCTGTGGGCCTCGGAGGCGGCGAGCCTGGCGAGCGAGTACCAGGTGCCGCTGTGGCGCCCGCGCTGGGGCACCCTCACCGCGCAGGCCTTCCTGGACGTGGGGGTGGCGCGCTGGCAGGGAACGTCCACCTCGTACGCGGCGCCGGGGTTGGGGATGCGCATCTACCTGCACAACGTGGCGGTGCCGGCGCTCGGCGTGGACGTGGCGCGTGCGCCGCTCACCGGCAAGCCCACCGTCAGCGTGGCCGCGGGGCTCTCGCTGTGA
- a CDS encoding NAD(P)/FAD-dependent oxidoreductase, translated as MNPITPPLKPGQKHVIVVGAGFAGLSAAKQLCKHPGLHVTVVDQRNHHLFQPLLYQVATAGLNPSDIAVPIRSQFAGATNVSVHLGRVTEVNLREKWVGGEGDVRLRYDYLVLAGGAQHSYFGKPQWEEFAPGLKTLEQATEIRRRILRAFEEAENELDPQRQRALLNFVVVGAGPTGVEMAGAIADISRTVLVKDFRRINPRDARVVLLEAGPRLLPSFSEKLGTHAGKDLQALGVEVRLGARVTGVDAEGVSLGEERIAARTVIWAAGVEAERLTRVLGVELDRAGRVKVEPDLSLPGFPDAFAVGDLAHVEIKGQLVPGVAPAAIQMGEAAARNVVASISGRARAPFRYKDKGAMATIGKHRAIAETGKLKLTGYPAWVAWLFVHIFYLIGFKNRATVFTEWTWNYLFSRRGARLITERDWRLRPALPAARPTAAPRIDTAGAPATVGQQPGERGVEGARGTDSPRVGPTWS; from the coding sequence ATGAACCCCATCACCCCGCCCCTGAAGCCCGGCCAGAAGCATGTCATCGTGGTCGGCGCGGGCTTCGCAGGCCTCTCGGCTGCCAAGCAGCTGTGCAAGCACCCGGGGCTGCACGTGACCGTGGTGGACCAGCGCAACCACCACCTCTTCCAGCCGCTGCTCTACCAGGTGGCCACGGCGGGGCTGAACCCGTCGGACATCGCGGTGCCCATCCGCTCGCAGTTCGCGGGGGCGACGAACGTGTCGGTGCATCTGGGACGGGTGACCGAGGTGAACCTGCGCGAGAAGTGGGTGGGCGGTGAGGGCGACGTGCGCCTGCGCTACGACTACCTGGTGCTCGCGGGCGGCGCGCAGCACAGCTACTTCGGCAAGCCGCAGTGGGAGGAGTTCGCGCCCGGGCTCAAGACGCTGGAGCAGGCCACGGAGATCCGCCGCCGCATCCTGCGCGCCTTCGAGGAGGCGGAGAACGAGCTGGACCCCCAGCGCCAGCGCGCGCTGCTCAACTTCGTGGTGGTGGGCGCGGGGCCCACGGGCGTGGAGATGGCCGGCGCCATCGCGGACATCAGCCGCACGGTGCTGGTGAAGGACTTCCGGCGCATCAACCCGCGCGATGCGCGCGTGGTGCTGCTCGAGGCCGGGCCGCGGCTGCTGCCCTCCTTCAGTGAGAAGCTGGGCACGCACGCGGGCAAGGACCTGCAGGCGCTGGGCGTGGAGGTGCGGCTCGGCGCGCGCGTGACGGGTGTGGACGCGGAGGGCGTGAGCCTCGGCGAGGAGCGCATCGCCGCGCGCACCGTCATCTGGGCTGCGGGCGTGGAGGCCGAGCGCCTCACCCGCGTGCTGGGCGTGGAGCTGGATCGCGCGGGGCGCGTGAAGGTGGAGCCGGACCTGAGCCTGCCGGGCTTCCCGGACGCGTTCGCGGTGGGAGACCTCGCGCACGTGGAGATCAAGGGGCAGCTGGTACCCGGCGTGGCGCCGGCGGCCATCCAGATGGGCGAGGCGGCGGCGCGCAACGTGGTCGCGTCCATCTCGGGGCGCGCGCGTGCGCCCTTCCGCTACAAGGACAAGGGCGCCATGGCCACCATCGGCAAGCACCGCGCGATCGCCGAGACGGGCAAGCTCAAGCTCACCGGCTACCCCGCGTGGGTCGCGTGGCTCTTCGTCCACATCTTCTATCTGATCGGGTTCAAGAACCGCGCGACGGTGTTCACCGAGTGGACGTGGAACTACCTCTTCTCCCGGCGCGGCGCGCGCCTCATCACCGAGCGCGACTGGCGCCTGCGTCCGGCGCTGCCCGCGGCGCGCCCCACCGCGGCGCCGCGCATCGACACCGCGGGCGCACCGGCCACCGTGGGCCAGCAGCCCGGCGAGCGCGGCGTGGAGGGTGCGCGCGGCACGGACTCCCCGCGCGTGGGGCCGACCTGGAGCTGA